The proteins below come from a single Agrobacterium vitis genomic window:
- a CDS encoding RBBP9/YdeN family alpha/beta hydrolase, with protein sequence MKASQAEILIVPGYTNSGPDHWQSRWEGKLSTARRVEQAEWAKPVREDWVKRLVEEVNRAEKPVVLVGHSLGVPTIVHAVPHFQRKVAGAFLVAPPDVANSAIRPRHLMTFGPYPRTPLPFPTLIVASRNDPFGTYDHAEDIAKAWGGLVVDAGEAGHLNAESGHGPWPEGTMVFAQFLSKLSAED encoded by the coding sequence ATGAAGGCATCGCAAGCAGAAATTTTGATCGTTCCCGGCTATACCAATTCCGGGCCGGACCATTGGCAAAGCCGTTGGGAGGGCAAATTGTCCACCGCGCGCCGCGTCGAGCAGGCCGAATGGGCAAAGCCTGTCCGGGAAGATTGGGTCAAGCGGCTGGTGGAAGAGGTCAACCGTGCCGAAAAACCGGTCGTGCTGGTGGGCCACTCGCTGGGTGTGCCAACGATCGTGCATGCCGTGCCGCATTTCCAACGCAAGGTGGCCGGTGCCTTTCTCGTGGCACCGCCGGACGTGGCCAATTCGGCAATCCGGCCCCGCCACTTGATGACGTTCGGCCCCTATCCCCGTACGCCCCTGCCTTTTCCCACATTGATCGTCGCCAGCCGCAACGATCCGTTTGGCACCTATGACCATGCCGAGGATATTGCAAAGGCTTGGGGAGGACTTGTCGTCGATGCAGGCGAGGCAGGCCATCTCAATGCCGAGTCCGGTCATGGTCCCTGGCCGGAAGGCACCATGGTGTTTGCTCAGTTTCTCAGCAAACTTTCCGCCGAGGACTGA
- a CDS encoding tannase/feruloyl esterase family alpha/beta hydrolase yields the protein MSIFAVRSAVFTALIFPSFMYASGAYAAGTCGDISNSGGHPPELTITEAKSVSGNAEMPRSHCLIQGELAAHQGIDGRAYAIHFEMRLPDDWNGRFVHQFNGGNDGKVLAATGPLLGGNKADNALGRGYAVVSSDAGHDEAAFSDKGLAGSAAFGFDPVARQDYGYSAVAKLNPLAMRLVEQYYGQKIAFRYGIGGSNGGRHALMAATRLPEQFDGLLVGYPGFNLPKAALQHAWDVQSWAKVDQDIAKAFSPADMAVLAKGILSACDALDGRVDGVVGNADACQSRFNLASLACKAEKQQDCLSQDQIAALRASHAGPKNSKGHALYSNWDWDPGMGSANWRLWKLQSPVAAWGGKPIIAVMGAGSLAQIFTTPPVPVNGTPEDLQKFLLDFDFDRDAPKIFAKSGPFTESAADFMIPPDSANPHLKAFKAAGHKMIVFHGNADPVFSVLDTVKWYRKLDSNNGRKAGDFVKFYRIPGMPHGAGGPSYDDFDFFTPLVAWVEKGAAPGPVSAGITKDNKEASALTPGRYLYCPYPLVAHYDQAVAGSDSIHFKCR from the coding sequence ATGTCAATATTTGCTGTGCGGAGTGCCGTGTTTACGGCTCTGATTTTTCCATCATTTATGTATGCATCGGGCGCCTATGCCGCCGGCACATGCGGCGATATCAGCAATAGCGGCGGGCATCCGCCAGAATTGACCATAACTGAGGCAAAATCCGTTTCTGGCAATGCCGAGATGCCGCGCAGCCATTGCCTGATCCAGGGGGAGTTGGCGGCTCACCAGGGTATTGACGGCAGAGCCTATGCCATCCACTTCGAAATGCGGCTTCCGGACGATTGGAACGGCCGTTTCGTCCATCAGTTCAACGGAGGCAATGACGGCAAGGTTTTGGCCGCCACCGGTCCGTTGCTTGGCGGCAACAAGGCGGACAATGCGCTCGGCCGTGGTTACGCGGTGGTCTCCAGCGATGCTGGTCATGACGAGGCGGCCTTTTCCGACAAGGGACTTGCCGGTTCAGCTGCTTTTGGCTTCGACCCGGTCGCCCGCCAGGATTATGGCTACAGTGCGGTCGCCAAGCTCAACCCCTTGGCCATGCGGCTGGTGGAACAGTATTATGGACAAAAGATTGCCTTTCGCTACGGCATCGGTGGCTCGAATGGTGGCCGCCATGCGCTGATGGCCGCCACAAGGCTGCCGGAGCAATTTGATGGTCTGCTGGTCGGCTATCCTGGTTTCAATTTGCCCAAGGCTGCTCTTCAGCATGCCTGGGACGTGCAGTCCTGGGCCAAGGTCGATCAGGATATCGCCAAAGCCTTTTCTCCCGCCGATATGGCGGTTCTCGCCAAGGGCATCCTTTCCGCCTGCGATGCCTTGGATGGTCGGGTCGATGGGGTTGTCGGCAATGCGGATGCCTGCCAGAGCCGTTTCAATCTCGCCTCCCTGGCCTGCAAGGCTGAAAAACAGCAGGATTGTCTTAGCCAGGACCAGATCGCCGCTCTTCGTGCCAGCCATGCGGGCCCGAAAAACAGCAAGGGCCATGCGCTGTACAGCAATTGGGATTGGGACCCGGGCATGGGGTCTGCCAATTGGCGTCTTTGGAAATTGCAGAGTCCTGTTGCCGCTTGGGGCGGCAAACCGATCATTGCTGTGATGGGGGCTGGTTCGCTGGCTCAGATCTTCACCACGCCGCCCGTGCCGGTTAATGGAACGCCGGAGGATCTGCAAAAGTTTTTGCTCGACTTTGATTTCGACCGGGATGCGCCGAAGATTTTTGCAAAATCAGGCCCGTTCACGGAATCTGCCGCAGACTTCATGATTCCGCCCGATAGCGCCAATCCGCATTTGAAGGCATTTAAAGCGGCGGGCCATAAGATGATTGTTTTTCATGGCAATGCCGATCCGGTATTTTCAGTGCTCGATACGGTCAAATGGTATCGCAAACTCGACAGTAATAACGGTCGCAAGGCGGGTGATTTCGTCAAATTCTACCGTATTCCCGGCATGCCACACGGGGCGGGTGGCCCCTCATACGACGATTTTGATTTCTTCACACCGCTTGTCGCCTGGGTGGAAAAGGGCGCGGCACCCGGTCCGGTATCAGCAGGGATCACCAAGGACAACAAGGAGGCGTCAGCACTGACGCCGGGGCGCTATCTTTACTGCCCCTATCCCCTGGTTGCTCATTACGATCAAGCCGTTGCCGGTTCGGATTCCATCCACTTCAAATGCCGCTAA
- the purS gene encoding phosphoribosylformylglycinamidine synthase subunit PurS codes for MIKARVTVTLKNGVLDPQGKAIEGALGALGFGGVNHVRQGKVFDLSLDTADKSAAEAELKAMCEKLLANTVIENYAISID; via the coding sequence GTGATTAAGGCTCGCGTCACCGTTACGTTGAAAAACGGCGTTCTGGACCCGCAAGGCAAGGCTATCGAAGGAGCGCTCGGCGCGCTCGGCTTCGGTGGCGTCAACCATGTCCGCCAGGGCAAGGTTTTCGACCTGTCGCTCGATACCGCCGACAAGTCTGCGGCAGAAGCAGAATTGAAAGCCATGTGCGAAAAGCTGCTGGCCAATACCGTGATCGAAAATTACGCGATCTCGATCGATTGA
- a CDS encoding GGDEF domain-containing protein has product MKIFSANPDYRIVLYTILTVTQLSALVASIWSGWKRDHFPVRLVIIFMLLSYGFVMLMRIPLVMIWPVTEIGGVAQTPWVPVVTFILYVNSLGLGIGIFALSSHRSLMQYKHASEIDMLTGVLNRRAFYERVQSQMLKSAGVLALIDLDHFKYINDAHGHAGGDAALCAFGKTMIEQLDGNMVFGRLGGEEFALFMPQMTGGEALSFCDELRQSVARLTTPWRDATITMTISIGMHEVVKAGADLDAVSLRADAALYRAKDQGRDRCVLSAAEEAVAQKLDEGMATVIALTGGKPAAVPELS; this is encoded by the coding sequence GTGAAGATTTTTTCCGCCAATCCGGATTACAGAATCGTCCTCTACACAATTTTGACTGTTACGCAGCTCAGCGCTTTGGTCGCTTCGATTTGGTCCGGCTGGAAGCGTGACCATTTTCCAGTTCGCCTCGTCATTATCTTCATGCTGCTGTCCTACGGCTTCGTCATGTTGATGCGCATTCCGCTGGTGATGATCTGGCCGGTGACCGAGATTGGTGGCGTTGCCCAAACGCCATGGGTTCCGGTTGTTACCTTTATTTTATATGTCAACAGCCTCGGGTTGGGGATTGGCATTTTTGCGCTCAGCAGCCATCGAAGCCTCATGCAGTATAAGCATGCCTCCGAGATCGACATGCTGACCGGTGTTCTCAATCGCCGCGCTTTCTATGAGCGCGTCCAGTCACAAATGCTCAAGAGTGCCGGTGTGCTGGCGCTGATCGATCTTGATCATTTCAAATACATTAATGATGCGCATGGACATGCAGGAGGGGACGCAGCCTTGTGTGCCTTCGGGAAAACGATGATCGAGCAACTCGATGGAAACATGGTCTTTGGCCGGCTTGGCGGGGAAGAGTTTGCTTTGTTCATGCCGCAAATGACAGGTGGTGAAGCGCTGTCCTTTTGCGATGAGTTGCGGCAATCCGTTGCCCGGCTCACCACACCCTGGCGTGACGCGACAATCACCATGACCATCAGTATCGGCATGCATGAGGTGGTCAAAGCTGGCGCGGATCTTGATGCGGTGTCTCTCCGGGCGGATGCAGCGCTTTATCGTGCCAAGGATCAGGGAAGGGATCGTTGTGTTTTGAGCGCTGCGGAGGAAGCCGTGGCGCAGAAACTGGACGAGGGGATGGCGACCGTCATCGCGCTTACCGGTGGAAAACCAGCGGCGGTACCTGAACTATCGTGA
- a CDS encoding glutathione S-transferase family protein — protein MTEQVVLYTNPMSRGRIVRWMLEEIGQPYQTELVAYGPAMKAADYTTINPLGKVPAIRHGKTVVTETPAILAYLADAFPEAGLAPDLGNRGSYYRWLFFTAGPVEAAVIGQACGFAVPDERRGMVGYGSIDTMMDVVASAISASPYIAGESFSAADLYLASHLSFSLRVNSVPSRPVFTDYIARMTDRDACRRASEIDAEAQAAATA, from the coding sequence ATGACCGAGCAAGTCGTTTTATACACCAATCCCATGTCCAGAGGACGCATCGTTCGCTGGATGCTGGAGGAGATCGGCCAACCCTATCAGACCGAACTGGTCGCCTATGGTCCCGCGATGAAGGCGGCTGACTACACCACCATCAACCCGCTGGGCAAGGTTCCGGCTATCCGCCACGGCAAAACGGTGGTGACGGAAACGCCAGCCATTCTGGCCTATCTGGCCGATGCCTTTCCTGAAGCGGGCCTTGCCCCAGATCTTGGCAACCGCGGCAGCTATTATCGCTGGCTGTTCTTCACTGCCGGTCCGGTGGAAGCCGCCGTCATCGGTCAGGCTTGTGGCTTCGCCGTCCCCGATGAGCGCCGCGGCATGGTTGGCTATGGCAGTATCGATACCATGATGGATGTGGTTGCTTCGGCAATTTCCGCGAGCCCGTATATCGCTGGCGAAAGCTTTAGCGCCGCCGATCTCTATCTTGCATCGCATCTGTCGTTCTCACTGAGAGTCAACAGCGTGCCATCACGTCCGGTCTTTACCGATTACATTGCCCGGATGACCGATCGCGATGCCTGCCGCCGTGCGAGCGAAATCGACGCCGAAGCCCAGGCAGCAGCCACCGCATGA
- the purQ gene encoding phosphoribosylformylglycinamidine synthase subunit PurQ, translating into MKSAVVQLPGLNRDRDMIAALTKISGTAPITIWQTETEIPDVDLIVIPGGFSYGDYLRCGAIAARMPVMQAIKAKADQGVKVLGVCNGFQILLEAGMLPGALMRNASLKFVCREVKLEVVNDDTDFSRAYAAGQIIRCPVAHHDGNYFADAETLQSIEGNGQVVFRYAEGTNPNGSLNNIAGVINAKGNVLGMMPHPENLIEAAHGGNDGRGLFASALDVVAAA; encoded by the coding sequence ATGAAATCAGCCGTTGTTCAATTGCCCGGCCTGAACCGTGACCGCGATATGATCGCGGCTCTGACCAAGATTTCCGGCACTGCACCCATTACCATCTGGCAGACGGAAACCGAAATCCCGGATGTCGACCTGATCGTCATTCCCGGCGGCTTTTCCTATGGCGACTATCTGCGTTGCGGTGCCATTGCGGCGCGCATGCCCGTCATGCAGGCCATCAAGGCCAAGGCGGATCAGGGTGTCAAGGTTCTCGGCGTCTGCAACGGTTTCCAGATTCTGCTGGAAGCAGGCATGCTGCCAGGCGCATTGATGCGCAATGCATCGTTGAAATTTGTCTGCCGCGAAGTGAAGCTGGAAGTCGTCAATGACGATACGGATTTTTCCCGCGCTTATGCCGCAGGGCAGATCATCCGTTGCCCGGTCGCCCATCACGACGGCAATTATTTTGCCGATGCCGAGACGCTGCAATCCATCGAAGGCAATGGCCAGGTGGTGTTTCGCTATGCTGAAGGCACCAACCCGAACGGCTCGCTCAACAATATTGCCGGTGTTATCAACGCCAAGGGCAATGTGCTGGGAATGATGCCGCATCCGGAAAACCTGATCGAAGCCGCCCATGGCGGCAATGATGGGCGTGGTCTGTTTGCGTCCGCTCTCGACGTCGTCGCCGCAGCCTGA
- the purC gene encoding phosphoribosylaminoimidazolesuccinocarboxamide synthase: MNRRRRIYEGKAKILYEGPEPGTLIQFFKDDATAFNKKKHDVIDGKGVLNNRICEYVYTHLNKIGIPTHFIRRLNMREQLIKEVEIIPLEIVVRNVAAGSLSKRLGIEEGVVLPRSIIEFYYKSDALEDPIVSEEHITAFGWANPAELDDIMALAIRVNDFLSGLFLGIGIQLVDFKIECGRLYEGDMMRIVLADEISPDSCRLWDVETHEKLDKDRFRHDMGGLLEAYQEVARRLGIINENEPVRGTGPVLVK, from the coding sequence ATGAACCGTCGCCGCCGTATTTACGAAGGCAAGGCCAAGATCCTGTACGAGGGTCCTGAGCCGGGCACGCTGATCCAGTTTTTCAAGGATGATGCAACAGCCTTCAACAAGAAAAAGCATGATGTTATCGACGGCAAAGGCGTGTTGAACAATCGCATCTGCGAATATGTCTACACGCATCTGAACAAGATCGGCATTCCCACCCACTTCATCCGTCGCCTCAACATGCGTGAGCAGCTGATCAAGGAAGTGGAAATCATCCCGCTGGAAATCGTTGTGCGCAATGTCGCCGCCGGTTCCCTGTCCAAGCGTCTCGGCATCGAGGAAGGCGTGGTTCTGCCGCGCTCCATCATCGAATTCTATTACAAGTCCGATGCGCTGGAAGATCCGATCGTCTCGGAAGAGCATATCACCGCGTTTGGCTGGGCCAATCCGGCTGAGCTGGACGATATCATGGCGCTGGCCATCCGCGTCAATGACTTCCTTTCCGGGCTTTTCCTCGGTATCGGCATTCAGCTGGTCGATTTCAAGATCGAATGCGGCCGCCTCTACGAAGGTGACATGATGCGCATCGTTTTGGCCGACGAGATTTCGCCCGACAGCTGCCGCCTTTGGGACGTCGAAACCCACGAGAAACTGGACAAGGACCGCTTCCGCCACGATATGGGCGGGCTGCTGGAAGCCTATCAGGAAGTGGCGCGCCGTCTCGGCATCATCAATGAAAACGAACCCGTTCGCGGCACCGGCCCGGTTCTGGTCAAGTAG